CCTTCGGCCACTGGGAGGCCCAAACAGAAATTGCTGCCGAAGATGTTGCTGCCTACGAAGCAGAAGGTGGGCATGTTATCGAAATTGACGGCAAGGACTACACAGCTTCTTTGAAGTACTATTTCCGTCCGGCAAATGCCAGCTTGAGCAACACTCTCGCACTTTCTGTCGTATCCTTCATTGCCTGGCTCTGGTTCATTTTTAGATACGCCGGCCCCAAAGTCATTGCCTACGATCTCTTTGGTAACAAAGCCGACGCAAAAGAAGTGCCGAAGGTCATGTATGTATTCCTGGCGATTATCTTCTTTCTGGTTGGCTTCATCGAAATCGTTTCGATCCTCTTCCGTCCCGTCTCACTATCCTTCCGACTTTTTGGTAACGTCTTCGGTGGAGAAAACCTTCTAAGCAATATGCACGGGATGGCGGCCTATGTTCTGCCGGTACCATTTTACCTCCTTGAGGTTCTCATTGGCCTGATCCAAGCCTTTGTTTTCACACTGCTAGTAGCGGTCTACATTGGTTTGATCTGCAATCACGACGATGGACACGGAGAGGAGGCTCACCACTGAGCCGATTAAGAATTTCCCGGACCGGGACCATTGCCAACGAGTGTGGGCGGCCGGGTTTAGATAACAAAACAAACTGAATAATCATGTTAGAAATCATTAACTCAATCGATCTCGCAAGTATCGCGACTTTGCCAACGCAAATCGCGGAAGTCTCTGGTGACATCGGCAAAGGCCTCACAGCTGCATTTGGCTGTGCTGCTGCTGCTATTGGTGTAGGTATGGTCGGCACAAAGGCTGTTGAAGCTGTTGGCCGTAATCCTGGCGCTTCCGGTAAAGTTCTCGTCCAGTCTATTCTGGGTATGGCGCTCGCTGAAGCGGTCGCGTTCTATTCTCTCTTTCTATACTAAGAAGGAAATTTGAAATTCTTGGCGGCGTAGGCCAAAACCTGCGTCGCCCTTTTAACTTAAAATCATGCTCGACCTCATCACAATCATCGCTGCCGGCGGCGTCGAAGGCGAAGTAGTTGGCGAAGCCAATACACTGGCTGGTCAATTCGGTGTCGATTGGACGTTCTTTATAGCGCAGTCCATCAATTTCGTTATCGTCGCAGCCATCCTTTGGTACTTCGCATTCAAGCCTGTCATCAAGACACTTGAAGAGCGTAAACAAAAGATCAACG
The Rubellicoccus peritrichatus DNA segment above includes these coding regions:
- the atpB gene encoding F0F1 ATP synthase subunit A; the protein is MSLLKKLAILALFLLPTGAFASFGGAVSPRPYVITEIFGLPVTNAMLTTWAISITLIIVVRLMIGKVSIVPTHGQAVIEHMIEGIRGVLEPVVGKKMIDKTFPLLIGFFAVILINNWSGLLPGVGTFGHWEAQTEIAAEDVAAYEAEGGHVIEIDGKDYTASLKYYFRPANASLSNTLALSVVSFIAWLWFIFRYAGPKVIAYDLFGNKADAKEVPKVMYVFLAIIFFLVGFIEIVSILFRPVSLSFRLFGNVFGGENLLSNMHGMAAYVLPVPFYLLEVLIGLIQAFVFTLLVAVYIGLICNHDDGHGEEAHH
- a CDS encoding ATP synthase F0 subunit C; its protein translation is MLEIINSIDLASIATLPTQIAEVSGDIGKGLTAAFGCAAAAIGVGMVGTKAVEAVGRNPGASGKVLVQSILGMALAEAVAFYSLFLY